The Segatella copri genome contains a region encoding:
- the tnpB gene encoding IS66 family insertion sequence element accessory protein TnpB (TnpB, as the term is used for proteins encoded by IS66 family insertion elements, is considered an accessory protein, since TnpC, encoded by a neighboring gene, is a DDE family transposase.) yields the protein MISFTSRQKYYFYSGPMDMRKDIDTLTEVVRSQMGLDPYIEESVFIFMSKNLRTMKILYRGRRRFELTKIRLDDEKFFLPVFDEQRSCYKICWSDFVTLTEGVQVTKMQIKEDVV from the coding sequence ATGATATCCTTTACAAGTAGACAGAAGTACTATTTTTATTCTGGTCCTATGGATATGCGTAAGGATATCGATACGCTCACAGAAGTAGTTCGTAGCCAAATGGGGCTTGATCCTTATATCGAGGAATCGGTTTTTATATTTATGTCGAAGAATCTTCGTACAATGAAGATTCTCTATCGTGGTCGCCGCCGCTTTGAATTGACAAAAATCCGCTTGGATGATGAAAAATTCTTTTTGCCTGTATTCGACGAACAGCGTTCCTGCTACAAAATTTGCTGGAGCGACTTCGTTACGCTTACAGAGGGTGTTCAAGTCACTAAAATGCAGATAAAAGAAGATGTTGTTTGA
- a CDS encoding DNA-binding protein, whose translation MLLYVLKLNQNAKMPEAYGKYYAYPVITQTVGIDGLAEHMASHNTPFSKGAIKGMITDMVSCIKELTLQGFAVKIDDLAIFSIGIRNKEGAASEKEFTIAKNIEGFRLRARGTGEFSAKTINLGATLKKASALLGDGTTPDTTPDPGKDPGKDTPGGDNTDQGGSGTTGEGGSDGLE comes from the coding sequence ATGTTGCTTTACGTACTAAAACTAAATCAGAACGCCAAGATGCCAGAGGCATACGGCAAGTATTACGCCTATCCAGTCATCACTCAGACGGTAGGTATCGACGGCCTGGCCGAACACATGGCTAGCCACAACACTCCTTTCTCTAAGGGAGCCATCAAGGGCATGATTACCGATATGGTATCGTGCATCAAGGAACTCACCTTGCAAGGTTTCGCTGTGAAGATTGACGACCTCGCCATCTTCTCCATCGGCATCCGCAACAAGGAGGGAGCCGCCTCAGAGAAGGAGTTCACCATCGCCAAGAACATCGAAGGTTTCCGTCTCCGTGCTCGTGGCACCGGTGAGTTCAGCGCCAAGACCATCAACCTCGGAGCTACGCTGAAGAAGGCCTCTGCTCTGTTAGGTGATGGCACCACCCCGGATACCACTCCGGATCCCGGGAAGGATCCCGGAAAGGATACCCCTGGTGGTGACAACACCGACCAGGGCGGTAGCGGAACCACTGGAGAAGGAGGAAGCGACGGCTTAGAGTAG
- a CDS encoding MATE family efflux transporter gives MSNQTSDNNKRIAKNTLLLYFRMLFMMAVSLFTSRVVLNTLGVEDYGIYNVVGGIVAMFGFINGSMSSATQRYITFALGKGDKNRLQTVFSTTLQIHTLIAGVIVLLGETIGLWFLYNKMQIPADRMDAAFWVLQCTIVDAVFMIISVPYNADIVAHEKMSAFAYISILEVVLKLAIVYMLLVFSFDKLVLYAFLLLAIQILIRFCYSYYCNKHFEETKYKHVWDKALFKEMTGFAGWSMFGNLAAVLFGQGLNMLLNVFFGPVVNAARGIAVQVQNAVQQFVGNFQMALNPQITKTYAQGEMQEMHKLMYRSARFSFFLLFFLSLPVLFETKFILTVWLKIVPDNTVVFLRIMICTSLIYTLSNPLIIANQATGKVRKYQAICGTILLMILPISYISLRLGLPAYSVFIVHFLMESLTQVVRMFLLRPLIGIRIRDYLRYIYSPVLWVIAVSVILPAFVYFNMEDTVIRFFIVGIVCVLSVSLTAYTLGLSSNERVFVKAKALGMLHKFSK, from the coding sequence ATGTCAAATCAAACATCAGATAACAACAAGCGAATAGCAAAGAATACGCTTCTTCTTTACTTCCGTATGCTCTTTATGATGGCGGTGTCTCTGTTTACGAGCAGAGTTGTCTTGAATACATTGGGAGTAGAGGATTATGGTATATATAATGTGGTTGGAGGAATTGTTGCTATGTTCGGATTCATTAATGGATCCATGTCATCAGCTACACAACGATATATCACCTTTGCCTTGGGTAAAGGGGATAAGAATAGATTGCAGACCGTATTTAGTACTACACTTCAGATTCATACGCTGATAGCAGGTGTAATCGTGTTATTGGGAGAAACCATCGGCTTGTGGTTCTTATATAATAAAATGCAGATACCTGCTGATAGAATGGATGCAGCCTTTTGGGTATTGCAGTGCACTATCGTAGATGCAGTCTTTATGATTATAAGTGTACCCTATAATGCGGATATTGTCGCTCATGAGAAAATGTCGGCTTTTGCTTATATCTCCATTTTGGAGGTGGTATTAAAGTTGGCTATTGTCTATATGCTGTTAGTGTTCTCATTTGACAAGTTAGTCTTGTATGCTTTCCTGCTCTTGGCGATACAGATATTGATTCGATTTTGCTATAGTTATTATTGTAACAAGCATTTTGAAGAAACCAAATACAAGCACGTATGGGATAAAGCATTATTTAAGGAAATGACTGGTTTTGCCGGTTGGAGTATGTTTGGTAACTTGGCAGCTGTACTTTTCGGACAAGGCTTGAACATGCTGCTGAATGTTTTCTTCGGACCTGTTGTTAATGCTGCCCGTGGTATTGCGGTTCAGGTACAGAATGCTGTTCAGCAGTTTGTCGGCAACTTCCAAATGGCACTTAATCCTCAAATTACCAAAACATATGCACAGGGAGAAATGCAGGAAATGCACAAGTTGATGTATCGCAGTGCACGTTTCTCATTCTTTCTTCTCTTCTTCCTGTCTTTGCCAGTCCTTTTTGAAACCAAATTCATATTGACAGTGTGGCTGAAGATAGTGCCAGATAATACAGTTGTTTTCTTGCGCATTATGATATGTACGTCTTTGATTTATACCTTGTCTAATCCTCTGATTATAGCAAATCAGGCTACAGGTAAAGTGCGTAAGTATCAGGCGATTTGTGGAACAATATTATTGATGATATTACCTATTTCGTATATATCTCTCCGGTTGGGACTTCCTGCATATTCTGTATTCATAGTACACTTTTTGATGGAATCTTTGACGCAGGTTGTACGAATGTTCCTGCTTCGTCCTTTAATTGGAATTAGAATCAGAGATTATTTAAGATATATCTATTCACCAGTACTTTGGGTAATCGCAGTTTCGGTAATTCTTCCGGCTTTTGTCTATTTTAATATGGAAGATACGGTGATTAGATTTTTCATAGTTGGAATAGTATGTGTACTTTCAGTTTCATTAACAGCATATACGTTGGGCTTGTCAAGCAATGAACGAGTATTTGTTAAGGCTAAAGCTCTTGGTATGCTACATAAATTTTCAAAGTGA
- a CDS encoding IS66 family transposase → MSEKSSTFVGMNDEMKLRFAYAEIARLKDEMATANRGQVDLIAHDQALRADFERQREEDRQFFKAQQDNMKDFYMQQMKEQAERHKEELKHLREENLENVKRIMKDSANHQKASDNLIASLNEKITKLTSMLEKSSLSASEAQWLARYRQRQRFKRNAEQKNLLKSGKEVTREEEKSDWPEDSNDDVPSTPSSASGDQTPAKKKKKALDKRSTRTDYQKNKPYTTAPIYHMLHEYFTLPEGGHFVKRDGEVETWWYRELIRIPEHYEEHFYEVASYYVPGHGGGVTRPNTRLIKGVSFDLELITYVLTEHFAYNTPFTRIVEKLSHMGLNMNEKTLGVIVHKIISYIRKEMKDVWEATIKKTHNWMIDETSGLVGVKTDEGVRKYLKRYFWGIKANVQKLVWFIYEHGSRGLKAIRQFLDNFIGFFTTDGYVVYKVYDDDELHPDQHRSACLTHIRRKFVESLEENHSLSMWFIDEIGRLFGIEHDCKKAGLTADQVLVERLQRSKPIMDRIKEKFERFARSNYKGLGALTKKALKYIKTEWSAMQTILQDGNLELSNNLAEQMMRHIKLNLKNCLNIGSEDSALDYAFMFSVIESCNMNKLSPGCYIKELVSRLTAKPVCTAEKVALLPCFMQK, encoded by the coding sequence ATGTCAGAAAAAAGTAGTACCTTTGTAGGCATGAATGACGAAATGAAGTTACGTTTTGCTTATGCTGAGATAGCTCGTCTCAAGGATGAGATGGCAACAGCGAATCGTGGGCAGGTAGATTTGATAGCTCACGATCAAGCCTTGCGTGCCGATTTCGAACGTCAGCGTGAGGAGGATCGCCAGTTCTTCAAGGCTCAGCAGGACAATATGAAGGATTTCTATATGCAGCAGATGAAGGAACAGGCTGAGCGCCATAAGGAGGAACTTAAGCATCTGCGAGAGGAGAACCTGGAAAATGTAAAGCGTATTATGAAGGATAGCGCCAACCACCAGAAGGCATCGGATAACTTGATAGCTTCCTTGAATGAGAAGATTACAAAGCTCACTTCGATGCTTGAAAAGTCTTCGCTCTCTGCATCGGAGGCACAATGGCTGGCCCGTTATCGCCAGCGCCAACGGTTCAAGCGTAATGCTGAGCAAAAGAATTTGCTGAAGTCTGGCAAAGAGGTTACGAGAGAAGAAGAAAAGTCTGATTGGCCTGAAGATTCCAATGATGACGTTCCATCTACTCCGTCTTCTGCATCAGGTGACCAGACTCCTGCAAAAAAGAAGAAAAAAGCATTGGACAAGCGTTCTACTCGCACAGATTATCAGAAGAACAAGCCATATACGACTGCTCCTATCTATCATATGCTTCATGAGTATTTTACCCTTCCTGAAGGAGGACACTTTGTGAAACGCGATGGGGAAGTGGAGACTTGGTGGTATCGTGAGTTGATTCGTATTCCTGAGCATTACGAAGAGCATTTCTACGAGGTGGCAAGCTATTATGTTCCTGGGCATGGAGGTGGAGTCACTCGTCCTAATACCCGCTTGATTAAAGGTGTTTCCTTTGACTTGGAACTGATAACTTATGTTCTTACCGAGCATTTCGCTTACAATACTCCATTTACGAGAATTGTAGAGAAGCTATCTCATATGGGATTGAATATGAACGAGAAAACCTTGGGAGTCATCGTACATAAGATAATCTCTTATATCCGCAAGGAAATGAAAGATGTCTGGGAGGCGACTATCAAGAAGACTCACAATTGGATGATTGATGAGACCTCAGGTCTTGTTGGTGTGAAGACAGATGAAGGTGTCCGTAAATACTTGAAGCGTTATTTTTGGGGAATCAAGGCTAATGTTCAGAAGCTCGTGTGGTTTATATACGAGCATGGGAGTCGTGGCCTCAAGGCAATCCGTCAGTTCTTGGACAACTTTATCGGCTTCTTTACTACTGACGGTTATGTAGTATATAAGGTGTATGACGATGATGAACTTCATCCTGATCAACATCGTTCAGCATGCCTGACACATATAAGGCGAAAGTTCGTAGAGTCCTTGGAAGAGAATCATTCCTTGTCTATGTGGTTTATCGATGAGATAGGTAGACTATTTGGAATCGAGCATGACTGCAAGAAGGCAGGTTTAACAGCCGACCAGGTTCTTGTGGAAAGGCTTCAAAGGAGCAAGCCTATCATGGACCGAATCAAAGAGAAGTTTGAGCGATTTGCTAGATCGAATTACAAAGGCTTGGGCGCTTTGACAAAGAAGGCTCTTAAATATATCAAGACTGAATGGTCGGCAATGCAAACCATTTTGCAGGATGGCAACCTTGAGTTGTCTAACAACCTGGCAGAACAAATGATGAGACACATCAAGCTGAATCTTAAAAACTGTCTGAACATCGGCAGTGAAGATTCTGCGCTTGACTATGCCTTCATGTTTTCTGTCATAGAAAGCTGTAATATGAACAAGTTATCTCCTGGGTGTTACATCAAGGAGCTAGTTAGTCGTCTTACTGCCAAGCCTGTTTGTACAGCAGAAAAAGTGGCACTTTTGCCTTGCTTTATGCAAAAATAA
- a CDS encoding Coenzyme F420 hydrogenase/dehydrogenase, beta subunit C-terminal domain, whose amino-acid sequence MIHITDKKNCCGCSACVQRCPKQCISLTEDEEGFLYPYVNEESCVECGLCEKICPILNPQEETFPLQVIAAKNTNTEERLGSSSGGLFLPLAKSIINEGGIVFGADYDSNWEVHHVGVENISGLYALMMSKYLQSRIENTYKEAEKFLKCGRKVMFVGTPCQIAGLHGFLRHKVYPNLLTIDVVCHGAPSPGVWRQYLAETYSEEEFIKSRLKAAAGKNTVLYQSLNAKSPIGDIKFRDKTVSGWKKYRFVVRYTL is encoded by the coding sequence ATGATACATATAACAGATAAAAAAAATTGTTGTGGTTGTTCTGCTTGCGTACAGCGTTGTCCAAAACAATGCATTTCTCTTACTGAAGATGAAGAAGGCTTCCTCTATCCTTATGTAAATGAAGAGAGTTGCGTGGAATGTGGGTTGTGTGAGAAGATTTGTCCCATTCTTAATCCGCAAGAGGAGACTTTCCCTTTACAGGTAATTGCTGCAAAAAACACAAATACGGAGGAAAGACTTGGTAGTTCTTCGGGTGGATTATTCCTTCCATTAGCTAAAAGTATCATCAATGAAGGTGGTATTGTTTTCGGTGCTGATTATGATTCAAATTGGGAAGTGCATCATGTCGGCGTTGAAAATATATCAGGACTTTATGCTTTGATGATGAGCAAATATCTGCAGAGCAGAATAGAAAACACATATAAGGAAGCTGAAAAGTTTTTGAAATGCGGTCGAAAAGTGATGTTTGTTGGCACTCCTTGCCAAATAGCAGGTTTACATGGATTTCTCAGGCATAAGGTATATCCTAACTTACTGACTATAGATGTTGTTTGTCATGGAGCTCCTAGCCCAGGAGTTTGGAGACAATATCTAGCCGAGACTTATAGTGAAGAAGAATTTATCAAAAGCCGCCTGAAGGCGGCAGCTGGAAAAAATACCGTTTTGTATCAATCTCTAAATGCAAAGTCCCCCATAGGGGACATTAAATTTAGAGATAAGACGGTGAGTGGCTGGAAAAAATACCGTTTTGTCGTCCGATATACATTATGA
- a CDS encoding smalltalk protein — MKKETIQKVINFVITVLTAVLSSFCVQSCK, encoded by the coding sequence ATGAAAAAGGAAACAATCCAGAAAGTCATCAACTTCGTCATCACCGTCCTCACTGCCGTTCTCAGCTCCTTCTGTGTGCAGAGCTGCAAGTGA